The following proteins come from a genomic window of Miscanthus floridulus cultivar M001 chromosome 2, ASM1932011v1, whole genome shotgun sequence:
- the LOC136540809 gene encoding 14 kDa proline-rich protein DC2.15-like, giving the protein MASVASFPAASSLVLLLVASSAFLVTEVAACGGCPKPTPPPPPPPSPTSTPCPPPPSSKCPKNALKLGVCANVLGLVKVSIGKVPTDSCCPLLEGLADLEAAVCLCTALKANVLGINLDVPVKLTLLLNYCGKSVPEGFLCA; this is encoded by the coding sequence ATGGCCTCGGTGGCGAGCTTCCCGGCTGCGTCGTCCCTCGTCCTGCTGCTCGTCGCCAGCAGCGCCTTCCTCGTCACCGAGGTCGCGGCGTGCGGCGGCTGCCCGAAACCaacccctcctcctccaccgccgccgtcacCCACCAGCACGCCATGCCCTCCGCCGCCGTCCAGCAAGTGCCCCAAGAACGCGCTGAAGCTGGGCGTGTGCGCCAACGTGCTGGGCCTCGTCAAGGTGTCCATCGGCAAGGTGCCCACCGACTCGTGCTGCCCGCTGCTGGAGGGGCTCGCCGACCTGGAGGCCGCCGTCTGCCTCTGCACCGCGCTCAAGGCCAACGTGCTCGGCATCAACCTCGACGTCCCCGTCAAGCTCACCTTGCTCCTCAACTACTGCGGCAAGAGCGTCCCCGAGGGCTTCCTGTGCGCCTAA